AAGCGTGTTGCTGGCGAGCTATCCCTTTGACGAGTGGCTCTTTCCGCAGTGGACACCCCTGCTCTACCTGTGGCTGACCATTGTATTGGTTACCACCCTGATTGGAATGAGCAACAGTTTGCGCGTGGTGAAGCACCCTCCACTGGAGATACTGCGCTCAGACGCGCTTTCGTGATGACGACACCTGCTTTACCACCGGTTGGTCAAGGTGAAATTGAATGCGCTCTGTCATAACCGCTCCCATTTCATACACCATAAAGTGATTTCCGCCTTGAATAATCTCGGCTCCTTTAGCCCTGCCCGCTGGGAAAAGCGGGTCGCGTGAGCCGTGAAGGTGCACAAAATTCAAAGGCATCTGCTGGTTATCCCAATTCACGCAGGCATTGATGGCAAATTCCAGGTAGGCGGGCGTGCAGTTATTCAGCATTTCCAGAAAAAGGTCGCGCTGGGTAAGTGTTTGCCAGGGATAGACGGTATCTATCAATCCCGACAGGTTTTGAATCAACGAGCCACTAAAAAGGGCATTGAGCCGGGTGCGGGCCACCGTTTTCAGGTGGATGGGCAGTTCACTGCGGGTTTTTACAGTTGAAATGAGGATCATCTTTTCGGGTGAAACGTGCTTCTGCAACTCGATGGCCATCATCCCACCCATGGAGGTTCCGATCAAATAGAAAGGCTCATCGGGATCTATCAGCGGAACAAATTTCAGGGCATACTCCGCGAGGGTTTTACACTCTTCGGGCTCCATCCAGTTCAGGTAGTGCTCTTCTACCCCATCAAGGTGAATATTGGCGTACAATCGCTCGTCGGCACCCAGCCCCGGAAGAAAATAGACCTTTTTCATCAGCGGTAATCAGCGGGATTGAGCGATTCCACAAAACCGCGCGACTTCTCCATCAGCGGATACATCACTTCGTCTTCCGCGATATAGGGAACCTCTTTTCTGAAATCGCTGTGCAGCTCTTCAAGCGCCGGAGAAGTTTTGAGCGGTCGCCGCAAATCCAACGCCTGAGCGGCATTCATCATCTCAATGCCCAGCACCTGCGTTACGTTGCGCACTACCTGTACAGTCCGCACGGCTGCGTTGGCCCCCATGCTCACGTGGTCTTCCTGTCCGTTGGACGAGTCAATGGTATCCACCGAAGAAGGTGTACACAACTGCTTGTTTCTGCTCACGATGCTGGCTGCGGTGTACTGCGGAATCATGAACCCGGAGTTGAGTCCTGGTTTGGCCACCAGAAAAGCGGGTAAGCCGCGGGTGCCGCCAATCAGTTTGTAAACCCTGCGCTCACTGATGCTGCCCAACTCTGCACAAGCAATGGCGAGGTAATCGAGCGCGAGCGCCAGTGGCTGTCCGTGAAAATTTCCGGCGGAGATGATCTTGTTTTCCTCCGGGAAAATGGTTGGGTTATCGGTCACGGAATTTACTTCGCGCTCAAACACCGAAACCACGTGAGCCAGCGCATCGCGGGTTGCACCATGCACCTGCGGCATGCAGCGGAAGGAATACGGGTCCTGCACGTGGGTTTTGGGCTCTTGCTGCAAAGGACTGTTTTGAAGCCAAACGCGAACATTCTCTGCAACTTTCAACTGACCGGAGTGCGAACGAACCTTATGCACCGAGGCGTCAAATGGCTCCGGACGGCCGTTGTACACATCGAGCGAGAGGGCGCCCACCATGTCGGCCACCTCGCAGAGGCGAAGCGCCCGAAGGCAGCTCCACACTCCGAGGGCGCTCATAAACTGGGTTCCGTTCAGGAGGGCCAATCCCTCTTTGGATTTAAGCTGCAGTGGTTTCCAGCTCATGTGCTGCAAAAACGCCGCACCATCCATGCGCTGCCCTTTGAAGTCCACCTCCCCCATTCCAATCAGCGGAAGGCTCAGGTGCGCCAGCG
The DNA window shown above is from Cryomorphaceae bacterium and carries:
- a CDS encoding alpha/beta fold hydrolase; translated protein: MKKVYFLPGLGADERLYANIHLDGVEEHYLNWMEPEECKTLAEYALKFVPLIDPDEPFYLIGTSMGGMMAIELQKHVSPEKMILISTVKTRSELPIHLKTVARTRLNALFSGSLIQNLSGLIDTVYPWQTLTQRDLFLEMLNNCTPAYLEFAINACVNWDNQQMPLNFVHLHGSRDPLFPAGRAKGAEIIQGGNHFMVYEMGAVMTERIQFHLDQPVVKQVSSSRKRV
- the hutH gene encoding histidine ammonia-lyase, producing MSTYTLSSQHWTLGEIGELLLSGRQVQADPADMQKVQACRDYLDAHMGTHAAPVYGVNTGFGSLCDTVIGQDELSQLQENLVKSHACGTGNPIDRNLAKLMLLLKAKGLLYGHSGVQQQTVQRLLDMYNADAVPVIYEQGSLGASGDLAPLAHLSLPLIGMGEVDFKGQRMDGAAFLQHMSWKPLQLKSKEGLALLNGTQFMSALGVWSCLRALRLCEVADMVGALSLDVYNGRPEPFDASVHKVRSHSGQLKVAENVRVWLQNSPLQQEPKTHVQDPYSFRCMPQVHGATRDALAHVVSVFEREVNSVTDNPTIFPEENKIISAGNFHGQPLALALDYLAIACAELGSISERRVYKLIGGTRGLPAFLVAKPGLNSGFMIPQYTAASIVSRNKQLCTPSSVDTIDSSNGQEDHVSMGANAAVRTVQVVRNVTQVLGIEMMNAAQALDLRRPLKTSPALEELHSDFRKEVPYIAEDEVMYPLMEKSRGFVESLNPADYR